A window of Corallococcus macrosporus DSM 14697 contains these coding sequences:
- a CDS encoding fused MFS/spermidine synthase has protein sequence MSRYAVAIFASAFLLFGVQPLVGRFSLPWYGGTPGVWTACMLFFQAVLLGGYAYAHGLASRLAPRTQARLHLGLLAVAVLLLGARALLSGSPVAPGPEWRPEGTGLAVPRLLAMLATTIGLPFFVLSTTGPLLQSWFARARPGRSPYPLYALSNTGSLLALLGYPFLVEPWVGRGAQAWAWGVGFVFFAAACAVCALDVMKQPPDAAPVATTAAPVTATPLTEGPGDAADATVARPTVRATLSWLGLSTCASVLLLATTNQLSQDVAAGPFLWVLPLAVYLLTFILAFSRESFYSRTVYAVLLIASGAGVAHAQAQGPQSSLALQLSAYSVALFAGCMVCHGELYRLRPPPRHLSAFYLWVSAGGVLGGLLISVLAPAVFSAYWEYPLSLGACCAVALVGMARQEGEATRTQRLQRVLRGAMLLLVAGHLTYTMAREQRRARFASRNFFGVVRVMELGVGSPEDHRFTLLHGAITHGLQYVAPERRGVPTTYYTPEAGLGLAIAEQRRLREAVGLPAGLRVGVLGLGVGTSAALLQAEDTGRFYEIDPAVLALARGEGGYFSFLGDTPARVELVEGDARISLERELEAGGPQGFDVLALDTFSSDAVPVHLLTQEAVALYRAHLAPHGVLALHISNVHLDLVPLTLAHARALGLHAALVVNETHGDALRSNWMVLSPDREFSWGPTFTRASARVRRLGLRDEPDFTWTDEKSSVLHVLRRGTGPAASVRDVEAASGPPGPASAQPGAE, from the coding sequence ATGTCCCGCTACGCCGTCGCCATCTTCGCCAGCGCCTTCCTCCTGTTCGGCGTGCAACCCCTGGTGGGGCGCTTCTCGCTGCCGTGGTACGGCGGCACGCCCGGCGTGTGGACGGCGTGCATGTTGTTCTTCCAGGCGGTGCTGCTGGGCGGATACGCCTACGCGCACGGGCTCGCCTCCAGGCTCGCGCCGCGCACGCAGGCCCGCCTCCACCTGGGGCTGCTCGCCGTGGCGGTGCTGCTGCTGGGGGCGCGGGCGCTGCTGTCGGGTTCGCCGGTGGCGCCCGGGCCGGAGTGGCGGCCCGAGGGCACCGGGCTCGCCGTGCCCCGGCTGCTGGCGATGCTGGCCACCACCATCGGGCTGCCCTTCTTCGTGTTGAGCACCACGGGCCCGCTGCTCCAGTCGTGGTTCGCCCGCGCGCGGCCGGGCCGCTCGCCGTATCCGCTGTACGCGCTGTCCAACACGGGCTCGCTGCTGGCGCTGCTCGGCTATCCCTTCCTGGTGGAGCCGTGGGTGGGCCGGGGCGCCCAGGCCTGGGCCTGGGGCGTGGGCTTCGTGTTCTTCGCCGCCGCCTGCGCCGTGTGCGCGCTGGACGTGATGAAGCAGCCGCCGGACGCGGCCCCCGTCGCCACCACGGCCGCGCCCGTGACGGCCACGCCCCTGACGGAGGGGCCCGGGGACGCGGCGGACGCCACCGTCGCCCGGCCCACCGTGCGCGCCACGCTGTCGTGGCTGGGGCTGAGCACGTGCGCGTCGGTGCTGCTGCTGGCCACGACGAACCAGCTCTCCCAGGACGTGGCGGCCGGCCCCTTCCTCTGGGTGCTGCCCCTGGCCGTCTACCTGCTCACCTTCATCCTGGCGTTCTCCCGCGAGTCCTTCTACTCGCGGACCGTCTACGCCGTGCTGCTCATCGCCTCGGGGGCGGGGGTGGCGCACGCGCAGGCGCAGGGGCCGCAGTCCTCGCTCGCGCTCCAGCTCAGCGCCTACTCGGTGGCGCTCTTCGCGGGCTGCATGGTGTGCCACGGCGAGCTGTACCGGCTGCGCCCCCCGCCGCGTCACCTCAGCGCCTTCTACCTGTGGGTGTCCGCGGGCGGCGTGCTGGGCGGGCTGCTCATCAGCGTGCTGGCCCCCGCCGTCTTCAGCGCCTACTGGGAGTACCCGCTGTCGCTGGGCGCCTGCTGCGCCGTGGCGCTGGTGGGCATGGCAAGGCAGGAGGGCGAGGCGACGCGGACGCAGCGCCTCCAGCGTGTCCTGCGCGGCGCCATGCTGCTCCTGGTGGCCGGGCACCTGACGTACACCATGGCCCGCGAACAGCGCCGCGCCCGCTTCGCCTCGCGCAACTTCTTCGGCGTGGTGCGGGTGATGGAGCTGGGCGTGGGCTCACCGGAAGACCACCGCTTCACGCTGCTGCACGGCGCCATCACCCACGGGCTCCAGTACGTGGCGCCCGAGCGCCGGGGCGTGCCCACGACGTACTACACGCCGGAGGCGGGCCTGGGGCTGGCCATCGCCGAGCAGCGCCGCCTGCGCGAAGCGGTGGGCCTGCCGGCGGGCCTGCGCGTGGGCGTGCTGGGCCTGGGGGTGGGCACCAGCGCCGCGCTGCTCCAGGCGGAGGACACCGGGCGCTTCTATGAAATCGACCCGGCGGTCCTCGCGCTGGCGCGGGGCGAGGGCGGCTACTTCTCCTTCCTGGGGGACACCCCGGCGCGGGTGGAGCTGGTGGAAGGCGACGCGCGCATCTCCCTGGAGCGCGAGCTGGAGGCCGGCGGCCCCCAGGGCTTCGACGTGCTGGCGCTGGACACCTTCTCCTCGGACGCGGTGCCGGTGCACCTGCTCACCCAGGAGGCGGTGGCGCTCTACCGCGCGCACCTGGCGCCCCATGGCGTGCTGGCGCTGCACATCAGCAACGTCCACCTGGACCTGGTGCCCCTGACGCTGGCGCACGCGCGGGCGCTGGGGCTGCACGCGGCCCTGGTCGTCAACGAGACGCACGGGGACGCGCTGCGCAGCAACTGGATGGTGCTGAGCCCGGACCGCGAGTTCTCCTGGGGGCCCACCTTCACGCGGGCCTCGGCGCGGGTGCGCCGCCTGGGCCTGCGGGACGAGCCCGACTTCACCTGGACGGACGAGAAGAGCAGCGTGCTGCACGTGCTCCGGCGCGGGACGGGCCCGGCGGCCAGCGTCCGGGACGTGGAGGCCGCCTCGGGCCCGCCCGGCCCCGCGTCCGCCCAGCCCGGGGCGGAGTGA
- a CDS encoding ABC transporter ATP-binding protein — MEPLLVTRALVAGYGPRPILHDVAFQVRPGELWAVLGPNGTGKSTLLRAVLGLGPWRRGEVRLLGQERAAWAPRALARRVAWVPQTFESAEGFSGLELVLMGRSPHLGLWGLPSAGDVSLAREVMTELGIAHLAERPAEALSGGERRMLMLARGLVQQPELLLLDEPTAFLDVAHQVGSLDRVRARVDAGLGAVAVLHDVNLAAAFATHVLLLREGRVLAQGAAGEVLERASLESLYGLPMETALAPSGARLFAPRAPR, encoded by the coding sequence GTGGAGCCGCTGCTCGTCACCCGGGCGCTGGTCGCGGGCTATGGGCCGCGTCCCATCCTCCACGACGTGGCGTTCCAGGTGCGCCCCGGCGAGCTGTGGGCGGTGCTGGGCCCCAACGGCACGGGCAAGAGCACGCTGCTGCGCGCGGTGCTGGGGCTGGGGCCCTGGAGGCGCGGCGAGGTCCGCCTGCTGGGCCAGGAGCGCGCGGCCTGGGCGCCTCGGGCGCTCGCGCGGCGGGTGGCCTGGGTGCCGCAGACGTTCGAGTCCGCGGAGGGCTTCAGCGGCCTGGAGCTGGTGTTGATGGGCCGCAGCCCGCACCTGGGACTCTGGGGCCTGCCGTCCGCGGGTGACGTCTCGCTCGCGCGGGAGGTGATGACGGAGCTCGGCATCGCGCACCTGGCGGAGCGCCCCGCCGAAGCCCTCTCCGGGGGAGAGCGCCGCATGTTGATGCTGGCCCGAGGTCTGGTGCAGCAGCCCGAGCTGCTCTTGCTGGATGAGCCCACCGCCTTCCTGGACGTGGCCCACCAGGTGGGCTCGCTCGACCGCGTGCGCGCGCGCGTGGACGCGGGGCTGGGCGCGGTGGCGGTGCTGCATGACGTGAACCTCGCCGCCGCCTTCGCCACCCATGTGCTGCTCCTCCGGGAGGGCCGGGTGCTCGCGCAGGGGGCCGCGGGCGAGGTGCTGGAGCGCGCCTCCCTGGAGTCGCTCTACGGGCTGCCCATGGAGACCGCGCTCGCTCCCTCCGGCGCCCGCCTCTTCGCGCCGCGCGCGCCGCGCTGA
- a CDS encoding protein kinase domain-containing protein: MGEIYLARLEGAQGFEKLCVIKKILPQLAADTDFVERFVGEARTLVRLSHGSIAQVLDMGLHEGEAYMALEHVDGKDLRKVAARVRDRQMPLPVTFILYTMGRVLDALAYAHRKKDDDGEDLKLVHRDISPQNILISYEGEVKVIDFGLAKSRLSAAKTNPSIILGKFLYMSPEQARHQPVDRRSDLYAVGLCLYELICGKNPFDGVHPGELMSLVANPRIKPLDEVEPLTPPVVTALVAKALAVDPSQRFQTAEEFRGRLQACLMEIDSSAGPESVSRFMRELFSADFQSERRLLASLKDVPRLSTEESRALASMPDDPLLPKMTHATLPPKTIRLDGPVEPLSFFPTPRSREGGGPVTDGETRPGVPMDESTRPAVPIEALEEEARARRARHEDTAPSVEVGPEAFVRGGGSGASIPRAPAMTREIQMTSMPAEAVPPGVAAARALLPSHLRPTELAMPSLGEPSSEAPNVRGEPTNPKAEPPRSRAVDSSAPQRAPLTPASARASSSGSEAQASGAVLPRTGVVVMPAVNVPEPAPSPRAPALASTPSVELLEGAGWDDGDEAPEDPLSDDSVDAEPPEASADAVIPDEPPPSWERAGAFSVPPPPPGATPSQAVPSLSTGAPARTASVVMAAVAPPPPGATPSQAVPSLSTGAPARTASVVMAAVPPPPPGATPSQALAAASRSLESSPAARAMSSGDMEAAETSSRGPAPEHGSPVGMEDAVSASRSLASADPPSVEGPQAVAPPRSLSSAELPAVGGPSRALSSTGLPLVNPRDGTSPRAMSPAGMPAVDSQDGASPRAMSPAGMPAVDSQDGASSRAMSPAGMPAVDSQDGASPRAMSPAGMPAVDSQDGASSRATPSMAGPAASGAPASRASSVGMAAVSAPHAGTTPSRGVSSLGAPPPPSGAAPSRAIPAAASPRPELPPDEPAVDATPAHGGRALSPEDEATSDEAGAEGAALGVSPEESGLTPGDAHSHADASEPPVLSTEDEEHEDAAQRIANADTHPRIHRPSRPERHADTQPRVAHYADTDPRVTRNDDTQPRVVLDAGLLRDVEGSERGAEEKSGVSRPRPHRGRASSPGMAPAGTARRTGSVSAVRPAPASVETEEDEDESDDDVRINLVSNEETRRTTMPVRPETRSADRIAKEDTRRTSMPERPARPARRKGPMVLVLALVFVGLVVGGAVFLAPPELRTQWLSRFMPEEPRGPPPELPLRPSAPGEAPADGPPSTQDAAQAGKPTPEAPTETGATAKVAPGASSSPTAKPAPTPTGAGATAGAAPSGGEALDDSFLAPLGAQQNNVAPARRAPTQVRKVRSSRARQLTTLEKEWRETNALFNKLNAVHSCVVLGLWCTRYEEVRSEVEAAGTSNNPEALRKVRAMKRYLLQKQKELN, from the coding sequence ATGGGAGAAATCTACCTCGCGCGGCTGGAGGGGGCGCAGGGCTTCGAGAAGCTCTGCGTCATCAAGAAGATCCTGCCGCAGCTCGCCGCGGACACGGACTTCGTCGAGCGCTTCGTGGGCGAGGCCCGCACCCTGGTCCGCCTGAGCCACGGCTCCATCGCCCAGGTGCTGGACATGGGGCTCCACGAGGGCGAGGCCTACATGGCGCTCGAGCACGTGGACGGCAAGGACCTGCGCAAGGTGGCCGCCCGCGTGCGCGACCGGCAGATGCCGCTGCCCGTCACGTTCATCCTCTACACCATGGGCCGGGTGCTGGACGCGCTCGCCTATGCGCACCGGAAGAAGGACGACGACGGGGAGGACCTGAAGCTCGTCCACCGGGACATCTCGCCGCAGAACATCCTCATCTCCTACGAGGGGGAGGTGAAGGTCATCGACTTCGGGCTCGCGAAGAGCCGGCTGTCGGCCGCGAAGACGAACCCCAGCATCATCCTGGGCAAGTTCCTCTACATGTCGCCGGAGCAGGCGCGGCACCAGCCGGTGGACCGCCGCAGTGACTTGTACGCGGTGGGGCTGTGCCTCTACGAGCTCATCTGCGGGAAGAACCCCTTCGACGGCGTGCACCCGGGCGAGCTCATGTCCCTGGTGGCCAACCCGCGCATCAAGCCGCTGGACGAGGTGGAGCCGCTCACGCCGCCCGTGGTGACGGCGCTGGTGGCCAAGGCGCTGGCGGTGGACCCGTCCCAGCGCTTCCAGACGGCGGAGGAGTTCCGCGGGCGGCTCCAGGCCTGCCTGATGGAGATTGATTCGAGCGCGGGCCCGGAGAGCGTCAGCCGCTTCATGCGCGAGCTGTTCTCCGCGGACTTCCAGTCCGAGCGCCGGCTGCTGGCGAGCCTCAAGGACGTGCCGCGCCTGTCCACGGAGGAGTCCCGGGCGCTCGCGTCGATGCCGGATGATCCGCTGCTGCCGAAGATGACGCACGCGACGCTGCCGCCGAAGACCATCCGCCTGGATGGCCCGGTGGAGCCGCTGTCGTTCTTCCCCACGCCTCGCAGCCGCGAGGGCGGAGGGCCGGTGACGGATGGCGAGACGCGTCCGGGCGTCCCGATGGACGAGTCCACCCGGCCCGCGGTTCCCATCGAGGCGCTGGAGGAGGAGGCGCGGGCTCGCCGCGCGCGCCACGAGGACACGGCCCCTTCGGTGGAGGTGGGGCCCGAGGCCTTCGTTCGTGGAGGCGGTTCGGGGGCTTCGATTCCGCGCGCGCCCGCGATGACGCGCGAAATCCAGATGACGTCGATGCCGGCCGAGGCGGTTCCTCCCGGCGTGGCCGCCGCGCGGGCGCTGCTCCCTTCGCATCTGCGGCCCACCGAGCTGGCGATGCCGAGCCTGGGCGAGCCGTCTTCCGAGGCGCCGAACGTCCGCGGGGAGCCGACGAATCCGAAGGCCGAGCCCCCGCGGAGCAGGGCCGTTGACTCGAGCGCGCCGCAGCGTGCGCCGCTCACCCCGGCGAGCGCCCGCGCTTCGTCCTCGGGGAGCGAGGCCCAGGCGTCCGGCGCCGTGTTGCCGCGCACCGGCGTCGTGGTGATGCCCGCGGTCAACGTGCCCGAGCCGGCGCCGTCCCCGCGCGCGCCGGCCCTGGCCTCGACACCCTCCGTTGAGCTCCTGGAGGGCGCGGGGTGGGATGACGGCGACGAGGCGCCTGAAGACCCGCTGTCCGACGATTCAGTGGACGCGGAGCCGCCGGAGGCGTCCGCCGACGCGGTGATTCCGGATGAGCCGCCGCCCTCGTGGGAGCGCGCGGGGGCCTTCAGCGTGCCGCCGCCGCCTCCTGGCGCGACGCCTTCCCAGGCGGTGCCCTCGCTTTCGACGGGCGCGCCGGCGCGAACGGCATCGGTGGTGATGGCCGCCGTGGCTCCGCCGCCACCGGGAGCGACGCCTTCTCAGGCGGTGCCCTCGCTTTCGACGGGCGCGCCGGCGCGAACGGCATCGGTGGTGATGGCCGCCGTGCCGCCACCTCCTCCTGGCGCGACGCCGTCCCAGGCCCTGGCGGCGGCGTCCCGCTCCCTGGAGTCGTCCCCTGCGGCCCGTGCCATGTCCTCCGGGGACATGGAGGCGGCGGAGACGTCCTCGCGCGGGCCCGCGCCGGAGCACGGCTCCCCGGTGGGCATGGAGGACGCGGTATCGGCGTCTCGCTCCCTGGCTTCAGCGGACCCGCCCTCCGTGGAGGGGCCGCAAGCGGTTGCGCCTCCGCGCAGCCTGTCCTCGGCGGAGCTGCCCGCGGTGGGTGGGCCCTCGCGGGCACTGTCCTCAACGGGCCTGCCGTTGGTGAACCCGCGGGACGGAACGTCCCCGCGCGCGATGTCTCCAGCAGGCATGCCCGCGGTGGACTCGCAGGATGGTGCGTCCCCGCGCGCGATGTCTCCAGCAGGCATGCCCGCGGTGGACTCGCAGGATGGCGCGTCCTCGCGCGCGATGTCTCCAGCAGGCATGCCCGCGGTGGACTCGCAGGACGGCGCGTCCCCGCGCGCGATGTCTCCAGCAGGCATGCCCGCGGTGGACTCGCAGGACGGCGCGTCCTCGCGCGCCACGCCTTCCATGGCGGGGCCCGCGGCATCGGGCGCGCCGGCGTCCAGGGCGAGCTCGGTGGGGATGGCGGCGGTATCCGCTCCCCACGCGGGCACGACGCCCTCGCGGGGCGTGTCCTCGCTGGGCGCACCGCCGCCTCCGTCGGGGGCAGCGCCCTCTCGTGCCATTCCCGCGGCGGCGTCACCGCGGCCGGAGCTCCCGCCGGACGAGCCCGCCGTGGACGCGACGCCCGCGCATGGCGGACGAGCCCTGTCCCCAGAGGACGAAGCCACGTCCGATGAGGCCGGCGCGGAGGGCGCGGCCCTGGGCGTGTCCCCGGAGGAGTCCGGCCTCACTCCGGGTGACGCGCACTCCCACGCGGATGCGTCCGAGCCACCTGTGCTCTCCACGGAGGACGAGGAGCACGAGGACGCCGCGCAGCGCATCGCCAACGCGGACACGCACCCGCGCATCCACCGTCCATCCCGGCCCGAGCGTCACGCCGACACGCAGCCCCGCGTCGCGCACTACGCCGACACGGATCCCCGCGTCACCCGCAACGACGACACGCAGCCGCGCGTGGTGCTGGACGCGGGCCTCCTCCGCGACGTGGAAGGCTCGGAGCGTGGGGCGGAAGAGAAGTCCGGCGTCTCCCGGCCCAGGCCGCACCGTGGCCGCGCGTCGTCCCCGGGGATGGCGCCGGCCGGCACCGCCCGCAGGACGGGGTCGGTCTCCGCGGTGCGTCCCGCGCCCGCTTCCGTGGAGACGGAGGAAGACGAGGACGAGAGCGACGACGACGTCCGCATCAACCTCGTGTCCAACGAGGAGACACGGCGCACGACGATGCCCGTGCGTCCCGAGACGCGCTCGGCCGACCGCATCGCGAAAGAGGACACCCGCCGCACGTCGATGCCCGAGCGCCCCGCGCGTCCCGCGCGCCGCAAGGGGCCCATGGTGCTCGTGCTGGCGTTGGTGTTCGTCGGCCTGGTGGTGGGTGGCGCCGTCTTCCTGGCGCCCCCGGAGCTGCGCACCCAGTGGCTGAGCCGGTTCATGCCGGAGGAGCCACGAGGGCCTCCGCCCGAGCTGCCCCTGCGTCCATCCGCTCCGGGGGAGGCGCCCGCGGACGGCCCGCCCTCCACGCAAGACGCGGCGCAGGCCGGCAAGCCCACGCCGGAGGCGCCCACGGAAACGGGGGCCACGGCGAAGGTTGCGCCGGGTGCCTCGTCCTCGCCCACTGCGAAGCCCGCCCCCACGCCCACGGGAGCCGGCGCCACGGCGGGCGCGGCGCCCTCGGGTGGCGAAGCGCTCGATGACTCCTTCCTCGCGCCGCTGGGCGCGCAGCAGAACAACGTCGCTCCGGCCAGGCGCGCACCCACGCAGGTCCGCAAGGTGCGCTCGTCGCGCGCCCGGCAGCTCACCACGCTGGAGAAGGAGTGGCGCGAGACGAACGCCCTCTTCAACAAGCTCAACGCGGTGCACTCGTGCGTGGTGCTGGGCCTCTGGTGCACGCGATACGAGGAGGTGCGGAGCGAGGTGGAGGCCGCGGGCACCTCCAACAATCCGGAGGCCCTGCGCAAGGTCCGCGCGATGAAGCGCTACCTGCTGCAGAAGCAGAAGGAGCTGAACTAG
- a CDS encoding FHA domain-containing protein, protein MWQIIINGPGYFDTSYDLPEGVTSLGRADENDIVLGGDLVSRRHARLYVDGDVLRIEDLGSRNGSRINGAPLQGSRQLVAGDSVALGENVLSVRQPNTVENAATEMVDLGAGGVVRFGHGQDVGPSVLLAKNVRDADVLRLLDNVGPVSFDDSFSSSAPLPAASPRVGQETLVLLFRTAEALSSATTLSSFLDATMDRLLEVTDATTAVVLLKHATGPMVPAAVRHRGRLAKGEVPVSDAIVDEALRQGRALAVGDVRDDRRFAGRESVILYGVDRVLCIPIGAEPPYAGVLYVNLSAKGDSSVETLLDTCTAVAHLVATGVQKFSPREGSPVVERLRRNLERFHPPDVAERRAAEAQKQGGKLPGLEERNLTILHAELVGFSVLCMRIGAARATQMLNDFHARMSGIVYSFEATVEGFRGESLRALFGVPYVKGEDSVRAVRAALALRAEWERAMARRPLDERCELRVALHSTRALVGMIGTEARPDYTVVGEGVSIAGWLAATASPGQVLITGKVLATVSARFDVQPLGERLIRPPKDKVAAFEVIEEDVGMLTNPGIR, encoded by the coding sequence ATGTGGCAGATCATCATCAACGGGCCCGGCTACTTCGACACGTCGTACGATCTGCCTGAGGGCGTGACGAGCCTCGGCCGCGCGGACGAGAACGACATCGTCCTGGGCGGCGACCTCGTCTCACGCCGGCATGCGCGGCTCTACGTCGATGGCGACGTGCTGCGCATCGAGGACCTGGGCAGCCGCAACGGCAGCCGCATCAACGGCGCGCCCTTGCAGGGCTCGCGGCAGCTCGTCGCCGGAGACTCGGTGGCGCTGGGCGAGAATGTGCTCTCCGTCCGCCAGCCCAACACCGTGGAGAACGCGGCCACGGAGATGGTGGACCTGGGCGCGGGCGGCGTCGTGCGCTTCGGCCACGGCCAGGACGTGGGGCCATCCGTCCTCCTGGCGAAGAACGTGCGTGACGCGGACGTGCTGCGGCTCCTGGACAACGTGGGCCCGGTCTCCTTCGACGACAGCTTCTCTTCGTCCGCGCCGTTGCCGGCCGCCAGTCCGCGCGTGGGCCAGGAGACGCTGGTGCTGCTGTTCCGCACCGCGGAGGCGCTCTCTTCGGCCACCACGCTGTCGTCCTTCCTGGACGCCACCATGGACCGGCTGCTGGAGGTCACGGACGCGACCACGGCGGTGGTGTTGCTCAAGCACGCCACGGGCCCCATGGTGCCCGCCGCCGTGCGCCACCGGGGCCGGCTGGCCAAGGGCGAGGTGCCCGTCTCGGACGCCATCGTCGACGAGGCCCTGCGGCAGGGGCGCGCGCTCGCCGTGGGCGACGTGCGCGATGACCGCCGCTTCGCGGGCCGGGAGAGCGTCATCCTCTACGGCGTGGACCGGGTGCTGTGCATCCCCATTGGCGCCGAGCCTCCCTACGCGGGCGTGCTCTACGTCAACCTGTCGGCCAAGGGCGACTCCAGCGTGGAGACGCTGCTGGACACCTGCACCGCGGTGGCGCACCTGGTGGCCACGGGCGTGCAGAAGTTCTCCCCGCGCGAGGGCAGCCCCGTGGTGGAGCGGCTGCGGCGCAACCTGGAGCGCTTCCACCCGCCGGACGTGGCCGAGCGCCGCGCCGCCGAGGCCCAGAAGCAGGGCGGCAAGCTGCCCGGCCTGGAGGAGCGCAACCTCACCATCCTGCACGCGGAGCTGGTGGGCTTCTCCGTGCTGTGCATGCGCATCGGCGCGGCGCGCGCCACGCAGATGCTCAACGACTTCCACGCGCGGATGAGCGGCATCGTCTACAGCTTCGAGGCCACCGTGGAGGGCTTCCGGGGCGAGTCCCTGCGCGCCCTGTTCGGCGTCCCCTACGTGAAGGGCGAGGACTCGGTGCGCGCCGTCCGGGCCGCCCTGGCGCTGCGGGCCGAGTGGGAGCGGGCCATGGCGCGCCGGCCCCTGGACGAGCGCTGCGAGCTGCGCGTCGCCCTGCACAGCACCCGGGCCCTGGTGGGGATGATCGGCACCGAGGCGCGCCCGGACTACACCGTGGTGGGGGAGGGCGTGAGCATCGCGGGCTGGCTCGCGGCCACCGCCAGCCCCGGCCAGGTGCTCATCACCGGCAAGGTCCTGGCCACCGTCAGCGCTCGCTTCGACGTCCAGCCGCTGGGCGAGCGCCTCATCCGCCCCCCGAAGGACAAGGTAGCGGCCTTCGAGGTGATTGAAGAGGATGTAGGCATGCTGACCAACCCGGGCATCCGCTGA
- a CDS encoding ubiquinol-cytochrome c reductase iron-sulfur subunit — protein MKRLPPRPCPLSTTGEVDRRAALHALLKGTCALAAFGAGCGDGWREAVVLDPPDAGGPGPACAVPPVPGPPGADWVEVSLADHPALAAPGGASEVRVPRALLDVVVVHASPGCYTALWRICTHGDCVVSWVPEDGVMECPCHGSRFTQGGQVLNGPATRPLAAFPVVRQGDSLFIHRPR, from the coding sequence GTGAAGCGGCTCCCGCCACGGCCATGTCCCCTGTCCACGACGGGGGAGGTGGACCGCCGCGCCGCGCTCCACGCGCTGCTCAAGGGCACCTGTGCCCTGGCGGCGTTCGGCGCGGGGTGCGGCGACGGGTGGCGGGAGGCCGTGGTGCTCGACCCTCCCGACGCGGGAGGGCCGGGCCCGGCCTGTGCGGTTCCGCCGGTCCCCGGGCCGCCGGGCGCGGACTGGGTGGAGGTCTCCCTGGCGGATCATCCCGCGCTGGCGGCCCCCGGCGGCGCTTCGGAAGTCCGCGTTCCCCGGGCGCTGCTGGACGTGGTGGTGGTCCACGCGTCACCCGGTTGTTACACGGCGCTCTGGCGCATCTGCACCCACGGTGATTGCGTCGTGAGCTGGGTGCCAGAGGACGGCGTCATGGAGTGCCCCTGCCATGGCTCCCGCTTCACCCAGGGTGGGCAGGTGCTGAACGGCCCCGCGACCCGGCCGCTCGCGGCCTTCCCCGTGGTGCGTCAAGGCGACTCCCTCTTCATCCACCGCCCCCGCTGA
- a CDS encoding cell surface protein gives MRLRGLYRLAWGTALAVLLGTTACGDGSSIADDDAGTDPARDDAGQPDGSTPLEPDAGLPPEDPYADEVVSFEPGDSAGFGQDRFPDIVLGPPSGLGPDNGSLDVLSLGRGGEIVLRFTDLAVVDGPGVDLLVFENAFLVADGSTYSERGIVSVSDDGVNWHPFPCATTDAEGGYPGCAGVTPVHANPANGISATDPAVAGGDGFDLATVGLRRARYVRIVDAGNNRYGGTSGGFDLDAVAVVNGESLRSGTP, from the coding sequence GTGAGACTGCGCGGCCTCTACCGCCTGGCCTGGGGCACGGCGCTCGCCGTGCTCCTGGGCACCACCGCGTGTGGCGACGGCTCCTCCATCGCCGACGACGACGCTGGTACGGACCCCGCGCGAGACGATGCGGGACAGCCGGATGGCTCCACACCGCTGGAGCCCGATGCCGGCCTGCCGCCCGAGGACCCGTACGCGGACGAAGTCGTCTCGTTCGAGCCCGGCGACTCCGCGGGCTTCGGGCAGGACCGCTTCCCGGACATCGTGCTCGGGCCGCCGTCGGGGCTTGGGCCGGACAACGGCTCGTTGGACGTGCTCTCGCTGGGGCGGGGCGGCGAAATCGTCCTGCGCTTCACCGACCTCGCGGTGGTGGATGGGCCGGGCGTGGACCTGCTCGTGTTCGAGAACGCCTTCCTCGTCGCGGATGGGTCGACGTACTCGGAGCGGGGCATCGTCTCCGTCAGCGACGACGGCGTTAATTGGCACCCGTTCCCGTGCGCCACCACCGACGCCGAGGGCGGCTACCCGGGGTGCGCGGGGGTGACTCCGGTCCATGCCAACCCGGCCAACGGCATCAGCGCCACCGACCCCGCGGTGGCGGGCGGTGACGGCTTCGACCTGGCGACGGTGGGCCTGCGCCGCGCGCGGTACGTGCGCATCGTCGACGCGGGCAACAACCGCTACGGCGGCACCTCCGGGGGCTTCGATTTGGATGCCGTCGCGGTGGTGAACGGCGAGTCGCTTCGGAGCGGCACGCCGTGA